One Myotis daubentonii chromosome 12, mMyoDau2.1, whole genome shotgun sequence genomic region harbors:
- the LOC132213312 gene encoding cofilin-1-like, which yields MASGVAVSDGVIKVFNDMKVRKSSTPEEGKKRKKAVLFCLSEDKKNIILEEGKEILVGDVGQTVDDPYATFVKMLPDKDCCYALYDATYETKESKKEDLVFIFWAPESAPLKSKMIYASSKDAIKKKLTGIKHELQANCYEEVKDRCTLAEKLGGSAVISLEGKPL from the coding sequence ATGGCCTCTGGTGTGGCTGTCTCTGATGGAGTCATCAAAGTTTTCAATGACATGAAGGTACGTAAGTCCTCAACACCAGAGGAGGGGAAGAAGCGCAAGAAGGCGGTGCTCTTCTGCCTGAGTGAGGACAAGAAGAACATCATTCTGGAAGAGGGCAAGGAGATCCTGGTAGGTGATGTGGGCCAGACAGTAGACGACCCCTACGCCACTTTCGTCAAGATGCTGCCGGACAAAGACTGCTGTTATGCCCTGTATGACGCAACCTatgagaccaaggagagcaagaaGGAGGACCTGGTGTTTATCTTCTGGGCTCCTGAGTCTGCGCCTCTTAAGAGCAAAATGATCTATGCCAGCTCCAAGGATGCCATCAAGAAGAAGCTTACGGGGATCAAGCATGAATTACAAGCAAACTGCTATGAGGAGGTCAAGGACCGCTGCACTCTGGCAGAGAAGCTGGGGGGCAGTGCTGTCATCTCCCTGGAGGGCAAGCCTTTGTga